The Apium graveolens cultivar Ventura chromosome 6, ASM990537v1, whole genome shotgun sequence genome contains a region encoding:
- the LOC141668422 gene encoding uncharacterized protein LOC141668422 isoform X2 → MKGDAKGVKMSSLGSIVRKRLSDITNSVPQPQQKSPVKVENLQIIDSSTKEYIDSLLQENRALKSLLGDKNKIIEVGGIELRKLRTTLQKLQLQNWSLAQSNSHMLAELNLGKEKLKSLQHELVCKDALLKAKNTELEHGDEECMKLKSTRDSTSCTGRRRRPLRSLSMGPLTSQQVAENEMAENKRRCLRRQSARVKSCEQELKENLFELEDINYSVQQLAESPLHKETETSESKPSIKKEENYENYIRKYDPLELRRNSIGRPARKAAVKVQSYKEVPLNIKMRRPE, encoded by the exons ATGAAGGGGGACGCTAAAGGTGTAAAAATGTCATCTTTGGGAAGCATAGTAAGGAAAAGGCTTTCAGATATCACCAATTCAGTGCCCCAACCTCAACAAAAGTCTCCGGTAAAAGTCGAAAATCTACAAATAATCGATTCTTCAACTAAAGAGTACATTGATAGCCTTCTTCAG GAAAACAGGGCCTTGAAGTCACTCCTTGGAGACAAGAA TAAAATTATTGAAGTGGGTGGAATTGAGCTGAGAAAATTGCGCACAACTCTTCAAAAATTGCAGTTGCAGAATTGGAGTCTTGCTCAGTCAAATAGTCATATGCTAGCG GAACTTAATTTGGGTAAAGAAAAG TTAAAATCGCTTCAGCATGAACTTGTTTGCAAGGACGCCTTGCTCAAAGCAAAGAACACGGAACTTGAG CATGGAGATGAAGAATGTATGAAACTCAAATCTACCAGAGATAGCACCTCATGTACTGGCAGAAGAAGGCGTCCATTAAGAAGTCTAT CTATGGGCCCTTTAACATCTCAACAAGTTGCCGAAAATGAGATGGCTGAAAACAAGAG GCGATGTTTAAGAAGGCAATCTGCTAGGGTTAAATCCTGTGAGCAGGAACTTAAAGAGAACTTGTTTGAGTTGGAAGATATTAACTATTCGGTTCAGCAACTGGCAGAAAGTCCTTTGCATAAAGAAACTGAAACTTCTGAGAGTAAGCCGTCCATCAAAAAAGAAGAAAACTATGAGAATTATATCCGTAAATATGATCCTTTAGAGTTGAGAAGAAATTCAATTGGGCGACCAGCAAGAAAAGCAGCAGTGAAGGTTCAGTCGTACAAGGAAGTTCCTCTTAATATCAAAATGAGAAGACCAGAATGA
- the LOC141668422 gene encoding uncharacterized protein LOC141668422 isoform X1, with translation MKGDAKGVKMSSLGSIVRKRLSDITNSVPQPQQKSPVKVENLQIIDSSTKEYIDSLLQENRALKSLLGDKNKIIEVGGIELRKLRTTLQKLQLQNWSLAQSNSHMLAELNLGKEKLKSLQHELVCKDALLKAKNTELEKNRKMNGFSNVSRHGDEECMKLKSTRDSTSCTGRRRRPLRSLSMGPLTSQQVAENEMAENKRRCLRRQSARVKSCEQELKENLFELEDINYSVQQLAESPLHKETETSESKPSIKKEENYENYIRKYDPLELRRNSIGRPARKAAVKVQSYKEVPLNIKMRRPE, from the exons ATGAAGGGGGACGCTAAAGGTGTAAAAATGTCATCTTTGGGAAGCATAGTAAGGAAAAGGCTTTCAGATATCACCAATTCAGTGCCCCAACCTCAACAAAAGTCTCCGGTAAAAGTCGAAAATCTACAAATAATCGATTCTTCAACTAAAGAGTACATTGATAGCCTTCTTCAG GAAAACAGGGCCTTGAAGTCACTCCTTGGAGACAAGAA TAAAATTATTGAAGTGGGTGGAATTGAGCTGAGAAAATTGCGCACAACTCTTCAAAAATTGCAGTTGCAGAATTGGAGTCTTGCTCAGTCAAATAGTCATATGCTAGCG GAACTTAATTTGGGTAAAGAAAAG TTAAAATCGCTTCAGCATGAACTTGTTTGCAAGGACGCCTTGCTCAAAGCAAAGAACACGGAACTTGAG AAGAATCGCAAGATGAATGGATTTAGCAATGTCTCTCGG CATGGAGATGAAGAATGTATGAAACTCAAATCTACCAGAGATAGCACCTCATGTACTGGCAGAAGAAGGCGTCCATTAAGAAGTCTAT CTATGGGCCCTTTAACATCTCAACAAGTTGCCGAAAATGAGATGGCTGAAAACAAGAG GCGATGTTTAAGAAGGCAATCTGCTAGGGTTAAATCCTGTGAGCAGGAACTTAAAGAGAACTTGTTTGAGTTGGAAGATATTAACTATTCGGTTCAGCAACTGGCAGAAAGTCCTTTGCATAAAGAAACTGAAACTTCTGAGAGTAAGCCGTCCATCAAAAAAGAAGAAAACTATGAGAATTATATCCGTAAATATGATCCTTTAGAGTTGAGAAGAAATTCAATTGGGCGACCAGCAAGAAAAGCAGCAGTGAAGGTTCAGTCGTACAAGGAAGTTCCTCTTAATATCAAAATGAGAAGACCAGAATGA